A window of Chitinophagales bacterium contains these coding sequences:
- a CDS encoding flippase-like domain-containing protein gives MNKRLRTIFQYLFFFGLGIFLIWWSIRGLTDDHKAHIRSAVREANYLLMVPVFGIMILAHFFRALRWRLLIQPMGYHPSIRNTFFAVMIGYLTNQALPRLGEFIKCTFLFRYEKVPVDKLIGTVILERIIDLLCLLIVFGITLYLQPGIYSDLMNAFFNSSPNGVVQENKIEGWVIGSITIGVVLIVIILWMLVKKKTIKDVIELGKQILLRIWNGISTIQHLKKRWEFLFLTFAIWFLYFIGGYIGFNALKETAQYGVPEAFSILSAGSVGMVATPGGIGAYAVLVQKTMQVYGLNEGTALAFGWLIWLAQTTVILLGGFASFILMPHLNKKKQK, from the coding sequence ATGAACAAAAGGCTGCGTACGATATTTCAATACCTGTTTTTTTTCGGACTGGGTATATTTCTGATCTGGTGGTCCATACGGGGACTTACAGATGATCACAAAGCCCATATACGTTCGGCAGTCAGGGAGGCCAATTATCTCCTCATGGTCCCGGTGTTTGGGATCATGATCCTGGCGCATTTCTTTCGTGCACTCCGTTGGAGATTGCTGATCCAGCCCATGGGGTATCATCCTTCCATTCGAAATACTTTTTTTGCCGTAATGATCGGTTACCTGACAAATCAGGCCTTGCCGAGATTGGGTGAATTCATCAAGTGCACCTTTTTGTTTCGTTATGAAAAGGTACCCGTTGATAAATTGATTGGCACGGTTATCCTCGAAAGGATCATAGACCTCCTTTGTCTCCTGATCGTTTTTGGCATCACCCTATATTTACAACCAGGCATCTATTCCGACCTGATGAACGCCTTTTTTAATTCATCGCCCAATGGCGTTGTGCAGGAAAATAAGATTGAAGGTTGGGTGATCGGTTCGATCACTATCGGAGTAGTGCTGATCGTGATCATTCTTTGGATGTTGGTAAAAAAGAAAACGATTAAAGATGTCATTGAATTGGGGAAACAAATTCTTTTACGAATTTGGAATGGCATCAGTACCATTCAGCATTTAAAAAAACGGTGGGAATTCCTGTTTCTGACCTTTGCCATCTGGTTTCTTTATTTCATTGGAGGATATATAGGTTTTAATGCCCTGAAAGAAACTGCTCAATATGGAGTTCCTGAAGCCTTTTCTATCCTCAGTGCCGGAAGTGTGGGCATGGTGGCTACCCCGGGAGGTATTGGTGCGTATGCGGTGTTGGTACAAAAAACCATGCAGGTGTATGGATTAAATGAGGGCACGGCACTTGCCTTTGGTTGGTTGATCTGGCTGGCACAAACCACAGTTATCCTGCTCGGAGGATTTGCCAGCTTTATCCTGATGCCTCACCTTAATAAGAAAAAACAAAAATGA
- a CDS encoding methionine adenosyltransferase, whose translation MPYLFTSESVSEGHPDKVADQISDALIDNFLAYDAQSKVACETLVTTGQVVLAGEVKSKTYLDVQDIAREVIRNIGYTKAEYMFEANSCGIFSAIHEQSADINRGVDRTVKKLSFEAKANAQGAGDQGMMFGYATIETDNYMPLALDLAHKILQELSKTRRAGKELKYLRPDAKSQVTIEYDDNNQPVRIDTIVVSTQHDDFGTDKQMLDQIRKDIIEVIIPRVKKQLKPSLRKLFNDKITYHINPTGKFVIGGPHGDTGLTGRKIIVDTYGGKGAHGGGAFSGKDPSKVDRSAAYATRHIAKNLVAAGLCDEVLVQVSYAIGVAKPCGLYVNTYGTAKVDMSDGEIARKVEEIFDMRPYAIEQRLKLRNPIYSETAAYGHMGREPKEVVKTFNKGKDNEKKVTVELFTWEKLDYVNKVKRAFGLK comes from the coding sequence ATGCCCTATCTCTTTACCTCTGAAAGTGTTTCAGAAGGTCATCCTGACAAAGTAGCCGACCAGATTTCCGATGCCCTGATCGATAATTTCCTGGCTTATGATGCGCAGTCAAAAGTCGCCTGCGAAACCCTCGTTACTACCGGACAGGTGGTATTGGCCGGAGAGGTGAAATCGAAAACCTACCTGGATGTTCAGGATATTGCCCGGGAAGTGATCCGTAACATCGGATACACCAAGGCTGAATACATGTTCGAAGCCAACTCCTGTGGAATCTTCTCAGCCATTCATGAGCAAAGCGCCGATATCAATCGGGGTGTTGACCGTACCGTAAAGAAATTGAGCTTTGAAGCCAAAGCCAACGCACAAGGTGCCGGCGACCAGGGTATGATGTTTGGTTATGCTACAATAGAGACGGATAACTACATGCCCCTGGCCCTTGACCTGGCACATAAGATCCTTCAGGAATTGTCCAAAACCCGTCGTGCCGGAAAAGAATTGAAATACCTGCGTCCGGATGCCAAAAGCCAGGTAACCATTGAATACGATGACAATAACCAACCCGTGCGTATAGACACCATTGTGGTATCTACCCAGCACGATGATTTTGGCACCGATAAACAAATGCTGGACCAGATCCGCAAAGACATCATCGAAGTCATTATCCCCCGGGTGAAGAAACAACTGAAACCTTCACTCCGTAAATTATTCAACGATAAGATCACCTACCATATCAACCCCACCGGCAAATTTGTAATCGGCGGGCCTCATGGAGATACTGGTCTGACCGGAAGAAAGATCATCGTAGATACCTATGGAGGAAAAGGGGCACATGGTGGTGGAGCCTTCAGTGGAAAAGATCCTTCCAAAGTGGATCGTTCTGCCGCATATGCTACCCGCCATATCGCCAAGAACCTGGTGGCTGCCGGTCTTTGTGATGAAGTACTGGTTCAGGTTTCCTATGCCATTGGTGTAGCTAAACCCTGTGGTCTGTATGTAAACACATACGGCACGGCTAAAGTAGACATGAGCGATGGAGAGATCGCACGCAAAGTAGAAGAGATCTTCGATATGCGCCCGTATGCCATCGAGCAACGCCTTAAATTACGTAACCCTATCTACAGTGAAACAGCCGCCTATGGTCATATGGGTCGTGAGCCAAAAGAGGTAGTAAAAACCTTCAACAAAGGGAAAGACAATGAGAAAAAAGTGACCGTTGAGTTGTTTACCTGGGAAAAACTGGATTATGTAAACAAAGTGAAAAGGGCTTTTGGATTGAAATAA
- a CDS encoding glycogen/starch synthase — MSAKKRILFIASEMSPYLEFTEFSETVNKLAIKANDNGYEVRCIMPRFGVINERRHRLHEVVRLSGINISIENDDLPLQIKVASLPNARLQVYFLDNEDLFKRKYIYHDEQEKWYPDNDIRTVFFCKGALETVKKFGWPPDLIHCSGWMTGLVPAFLKTVYKKEPVFAHSKVIYTIGQNTFKEKLGPGLLKKALIHANIKEKDLEVYKDGTNTALFRGGATYADAITFGDEKIDKKLVEEFTKVKGKKTLLYNAESDLTDYLQLYGDLAGK; from the coding sequence ATGTCAGCAAAGAAAAGAATTTTATTTATTGCCAGCGAGATGTCGCCGTACCTCGAATTCACTGAATTCTCGGAAACGGTGAACAAATTGGCAATAAAAGCGAATGATAATGGATATGAGGTGCGCTGTATCATGCCTCGTTTTGGGGTGATCAACGAACGCCGGCACCGCCTTCATGAAGTGGTCAGGCTCTCCGGGATCAATATCTCGATTGAAAATGATGACCTCCCGCTTCAGATCAAAGTAGCTTCTCTCCCCAATGCCCGCCTGCAAGTATATTTTCTGGATAATGAAGACCTGTTCAAGCGGAAATATATTTATCATGATGAACAGGAAAAATGGTATCCCGACAATGATATTCGTACCGTTTTCTTCTGTAAAGGCGCCCTCGAAACCGTGAAGAAATTTGGATGGCCTCCCGATCTGATCCATTGCAGTGGCTGGATGACCGGACTGGTGCCCGCTTTCCTCAAAACCGTTTACAAAAAGGAGCCTGTATTTGCCCACAGTAAAGTGATCTATACCATCGGACAAAATACCTTCAAGGAAAAATTAGGCCCCGGTCTGCTCAAAAAGGCCCTGATCCATGCGAATATCAAGGAAAAGGACCTGGAAGTATATAAGGATGGTACCAATACTGCCCTTTTCAGAGGGGGAGCCACCTATGCAGACGCCATTACCTTTGGCGATGAAAAGATCGATAAGAAACTGGTGGAGGAATTCACCAAAGTGAAAGGAAAGAAAACCCTGTTATATAATGCAGAGTCTGATTTAACAGACTATTTGCAATTGTATGGCGACCTTGCAGGCAAGTAA
- a CDS encoding DUF4270 family protein codes for MKNKHLVLFFLIVSLLSGVTIFTACKRINAFTDIGSGLIPAVDNINTFDTVLNVEVYNGIFGDNEDSIRMLSSEIHFLGQISNDPFFGKTDARIYLQLKPTLFPHAFARADSLTIDSVVLVLDYKGAYGDTTIPQTINVYEIANIPTNVFRADSNYLVKSTTFVNGDLLGSRTIVPQNLKDTVKAYKDTTVSQLRIRLSDLFGQRMLDYDSTAGGAYKSDSLLNTYFKGLAIESAAGSGNALMAFALANAPNTKLAFYYRYPKNGQPDTTVSYFTFSPYSIFSSIGCASHNYVKRDFTGSPLEAAANSPAADDFVYLINSPGSYATIKIPGLQNVSNRLVHRAELVAEQIYDPSDDIFFAPESIWMDAYDSSISSYRVIPYDLYPGGSGTLNLASFGSYGNTVPNGSGKDVARWSFDLTRYVQKIVTEGQKVMDFRMMSHRYSTDSIRLNNFDNSGNFTNYVQTLNNNYVTGRVRLGGTAHPTRRMKLRIIYSKI; via the coding sequence GTGAAGAACAAGCATCTGGTCCTCTTTTTCCTTATTGTTTCCCTGCTTTCCGGCGTCACCATCTTTACCGCGTGTAAAAGGATTAATGCCTTTACGGATATCGGTTCGGGACTGATCCCTGCAGTGGATAATATCAACACCTTTGATACCGTCCTGAATGTAGAGGTTTACAATGGTATTTTCGGTGACAATGAAGATTCAATCCGGATGCTCTCTTCCGAGATACATTTTCTGGGACAGATCTCTAATGATCCCTTCTTTGGCAAGACCGATGCCCGTATCTACCTTCAACTCAAACCCACTCTGTTTCCCCATGCTTTTGCGCGGGCAGACAGCCTGACGATCGACTCTGTGGTGCTTGTTTTGGATTATAAGGGAGCCTATGGTGATACCACCATTCCTCAGACCATCAACGTGTACGAGATCGCGAATATACCGACCAATGTATTCCGGGCGGATTCGAATTACCTGGTAAAATCTACCACCTTTGTCAACGGTGACCTGTTGGGTTCCAGAACCATTGTTCCGCAAAATTTAAAGGACACCGTAAAGGCATATAAGGATACTACGGTCAGCCAACTCCGTATTCGTCTGTCTGATCTTTTTGGACAACGCATGCTGGATTATGACTCGACCGCAGGAGGTGCCTATAAAAGTGATTCATTACTGAACACCTATTTTAAAGGGTTAGCCATTGAATCTGCGGCCGGATCGGGAAATGCCCTGATGGCCTTTGCCCTGGCCAATGCACCCAATACCAAACTGGCCTTTTACTATCGATATCCAAAGAATGGCCAGCCGGATACAACGGTCAGCTATTTTACATTTTCACCTTATAGCATATTTTCTTCCATTGGTTGTGCCTCACATAATTATGTGAAGCGTGACTTCACAGGTTCACCCCTTGAAGCAGCTGCCAATTCCCCTGCGGCGGATGATTTTGTTTATCTGATCAACTCACCGGGATCCTACGCAACGATCAAAATCCCTGGTCTTCAAAATGTTAGCAACCGTTTGGTTCACCGGGCAGAGCTCGTGGCCGAACAGATATATGACCCCAGTGATGATATTTTCTTCGCCCCGGAATCCATCTGGATGGATGCCTACGACTCCAGCATCAGTAGTTACCGGGTCATCCCTTATGATCTCTACCCAGGTGGAAGCGGTACCCTGAACCTGGCTTCATTTGGCTCCTATGGTAACACCGTTCCCAATGGATCGGGTAAAGATGTGGCCCGTTGGAGCTTTGACCTCACCCGTTATGTACAAAAAATCGTAACTGAAGGGCAGAAGGTCATGGATTTCAGGATGATGTCGCACAGGTATAGTACCGACTCGATCCGGCTCAATAACTTTGATAATTCGGGCAATTTTACCAACTATGTCCAAACCCTGAACAATAATTATGTTACGGGCAGGGTCAGACTCGGTGGTACGGCTCACCCCACCCGGCGAATGAAACTACGGATCATCTACTCTAAAATTTAG
- a CDS encoding aspartate 1-decarboxylase, whose protein sequence is MQIQVLKSKIHRAVITEANLNYVGSLTLDEDMMDAAHIIENEKVQVVNVNNGERLETYVIRGKRGSGVCCLNGPAARKGAVGDIVVVISYALMDFEEAKQFKPWLLFPKEGNKV, encoded by the coding sequence ATGCAGATACAAGTGCTGAAATCGAAGATCCACCGGGCAGTTATCACGGAAGCCAATTTGAATTATGTGGGCAGCCTGACCCTGGATGAAGATATGATGGACGCAGCCCATATCATTGAGAATGAAAAAGTGCAGGTGGTGAATGTGAATAATGGGGAAAGATTAGAGACCTATGTCATCCGTGGAAAGAGAGGTTCAGGTGTATGTTGCCTGAACGGACCGGCTGCGCGAAAAGGCGCTGTTGGGGATATCGTAGTTGTTATCTCCTATGCCCTGATGGATTTTGAAGAAGCCAAGCAATTCAAACCCTGGTTATTGTTTCCCAAAGAGGGAAATAAGGTTTAA
- the rfaE2 gene encoding D-glycero-beta-D-manno-heptose 1-phosphate adenylyltransferase, with amino-acid sequence MKATAHITQKIVSVDVLITRMAAWRVTGKKVAFTNGCFDLLHQGHIYSLSEAARQADYLVVGLNADGSVRRLKGEGRPVNDQYSRALIMASLVMVDAVVLFEEDTPLELISQIKPDVLVKGGDYTIDQVAGAKEVIAAGGKVVFNPILEGFSTTSIIAKLAR; translated from the coding sequence ATGAAAGCGACCGCCCATATCACCCAGAAAATCGTTTCGGTGGATGTATTGATCACCCGCATGGCTGCCTGGAGGGTGACCGGGAAAAAAGTGGCTTTTACCAATGGCTGTTTTGATCTTCTTCATCAAGGTCATATCTATTCCTTATCTGAGGCTGCTCGTCAGGCTGATTACCTGGTGGTGGGTTTGAACGCAGATGGCTCTGTCCGTCGGCTCAAAGGGGAAGGACGACCCGTCAATGACCAATACTCCCGTGCCCTGATCATGGCTTCGCTGGTGATGGTGGATGCAGTGGTTCTCTTTGAGGAGGATACTCCATTGGAACTTATCTCCCAGATAAAACCAGACGTGTTGGTCAAAGGCGGTGATTATACCATTGATCAGGTGGCAGGTGCCAAAGAGGTTATTGCCGCTGGAGGCAAGGTTGTATTCAACCCGATCCTGGAGGGTTTTTCTACCACATCTATCATTGCAAAACTTGCCCGTTAA
- a CDS encoding pantoate--beta-alanine ligase produces MIILKHTGDLNRYLTSHRKRGKKIGFVPTMGALHEGHMSLIRKSRGETDLTVCSIFVNPTQFNDPADYEKYPVTLSQDIQMLEKEGCDVLFMPSRDEIYPSGTRELKTYELGFLETVYEGKYRPGHFQGVCQVVEILVAAVNPDLLYLGQKDYQQCMVIARMLVITGRQEIELRLCPTLREPNGLAMSSRNRRLSAEERQQAAAIQEGLQKIKQQIKPGETSSITNKITDGLRDQGFQIDYFEVADARTLAPVTVWDGKSELVALAAVFLGGVRLIDNLLIPVSSS; encoded by the coding sequence ATGATCATTTTGAAGCATACCGGGGACTTGAATCGCTATCTGACCAGTCACCGGAAAAGGGGTAAAAAGATTGGATTTGTCCCTACCATGGGGGCTCTTCACGAAGGACATATGTCGCTGATTCGCAAATCCCGGGGAGAAACAGACCTGACAGTTTGCAGCATTTTTGTCAACCCCACACAGTTCAATGATCCGGCTGACTATGAAAAGTATCCGGTCACGCTGAGCCAGGATATTCAAATGCTGGAAAAGGAAGGATGCGATGTATTATTTATGCCCTCCCGGGACGAGATCTACCCCTCGGGCACCCGGGAATTAAAGACCTATGAACTGGGTTTTCTTGAAACAGTTTATGAAGGAAAATACAGGCCCGGTCATTTCCAGGGGGTTTGCCAGGTAGTGGAAATTCTGGTTGCTGCCGTAAACCCCGATCTGCTCTATCTTGGACAAAAGGATTATCAACAGTGCATGGTGATCGCCCGCATGCTGGTCATCACCGGTCGTCAGGAAATAGAACTCCGACTCTGCCCTACCCTTCGTGAACCAAATGGATTGGCGATGAGCAGTCGTAACCGGAGATTATCTGCGGAGGAAAGACAGCAGGCGGCGGCTATCCAGGAAGGATTACAAAAGATCAAACAACAAATAAAACCGGGAGAAACCAGTTCCATTACAAATAAAATAACAGATGGTCTTCGGGACCAGGGGTTTCAGATTGACTATTTTGAAGTGGCGGATGCCCGGACACTGGCGCCGGTTACTGTTTGGGATGGAAAAAGCGAACTTGTTGCCCTGGCAGCTGTTTTTCTGGGAGGGGTACGGTTGATCGATAACCTTCTTATCCCTGTCTCAAGTAGTTGA